A window of Terriglobus sp. RCC_193 contains these coding sequences:
- a CDS encoding MFS transporter yields the protein MNPEASQDTVEESPVPVVAAAVAAPRAAQSNGFGPLKIPLFRDRWIASTVSNVGTWMQDTAATWLMTALTGSPLLIASMQTAASLPVLMLGLFAGATADIFERRRLLIFWQTWQMIAVFLMAVMALFGVIGPMALLSLTFLMNVGAAMNSPAWQAIVPELVPREELPNAVSLASASNNLARAVGPAMGGLMVALFVKASTGAGWVFALNAGSFAAVIWVLYKWKRKPLFKSALPAERIFGSVGTGLRYLRYAPVLQAIFLRAFLFTFSAAAVWSLLSLIAAREFTHSHYISGATGYGVLNGSMGLGAVLAAVALPRIRAKFTADRVLAVASVQFLATLLVLAFIHSVTLDILFLIGGGFAWTCTMATLNTGVQLSSPGWVQARALGMYQMIFQGGLALGSFVWGYVAEHSSVTASMASAAVLIAVAMPVTLRLHVLRGSLPDLTPYHFKRPVPHLELEPAPEDGPVRILVDYTVDVENYNEFVARIHKLREVRLRTGAIRWAVFRDGNNAERLEESFVMESWLEYLRSRERMTTADFAVLQCVRDLHKGEELPSVTHQVYAKEMTQG from the coding sequence ATGAATCCAGAAGCGAGTCAGGATACTGTTGAAGAGTCACCCGTACCCGTTGTCGCGGCTGCTGTAGCAGCGCCGCGTGCGGCACAGAGCAACGGCTTTGGCCCGCTGAAGATACCGCTGTTTCGTGATCGCTGGATTGCTTCCACCGTGTCCAACGTGGGCACATGGATGCAGGATACGGCGGCCACATGGCTGATGACGGCGCTCACAGGCTCACCGTTGCTGATTGCGTCCATGCAGACCGCGGCGAGTCTGCCGGTGCTGATGCTTGGCTTGTTTGCAGGAGCCACGGCAGATATTTTCGAGCGTCGCCGGTTGTTGATCTTCTGGCAGACGTGGCAGATGATCGCCGTCTTTTTGATGGCGGTGATGGCGCTCTTTGGTGTCATCGGGCCTATGGCTCTACTGTCGCTTACGTTTCTGATGAACGTGGGTGCTGCCATGAACAGTCCGGCATGGCAGGCGATTGTGCCGGAACTGGTGCCGCGCGAGGAATTGCCGAACGCCGTCTCGCTTGCTTCTGCCAGCAACAATCTTGCACGTGCGGTTGGTCCTGCGATGGGCGGCCTTATGGTGGCGCTGTTTGTGAAGGCCAGCACCGGTGCAGGATGGGTGTTTGCGCTGAATGCAGGCTCCTTCGCAGCGGTCATCTGGGTGCTTTACAAGTGGAAGCGCAAGCCGCTGTTTAAAAGCGCTCTGCCGGCGGAACGCATCTTCGGTTCGGTTGGCACGGGGCTGCGCTATCTGCGTTATGCGCCGGTGTTGCAGGCGATTTTTTTGCGGGCATTCCTGTTCACCTTTTCTGCTGCTGCGGTGTGGTCACTGCTCTCGTTGATTGCGGCGCGTGAATTTACGCATAGTCATTACATCTCCGGCGCTACGGGCTATGGTGTGTTGAACGGTTCGATGGGGCTGGGCGCAGTGTTGGCGGCTGTTGCATTGCCGCGCATACGTGCGAAGTTTACTGCGGACCGCGTGCTTGCAGTAGCCAGCGTGCAGTTTCTGGCTACGCTGCTGGTATTGGCGTTCATCCATTCCGTCACGCTGGATATTCTTTTCCTCATCGGCGGCGGTTTCGCGTGGACGTGCACGATGGCCACGTTGAATACCGGTGTGCAGTTGTCGTCGCCGGGATGGGTGCAGGCTCGTGCGCTGGGCATGTATCAGATGATCTTTCAGGGTGGCCTGGCGCTGGGTTCGTTTGTATGGGGCTATGTTGCGGAACACAGCAGCGTGACTGCTTCGATGGCCAGCGCGGCTGTACTGATTGCGGTCGCCATGCCTGTCACGCTGCGATTGCATGTGTTGCGCGGCAGTCTGCCGGACCTGACGCCGTATCACTTCAAACGTCCTGTGCCACATCTGGAACTGGAACCCGCGCCGGAAGATGGCCCGGTCCGCATTCTTGTGGATTACACCGTGGACGTGGAGAACTACAACGAGTTCGTTGCCCGCATCCATAAACTACGCGAAGTACGTCTTCGTACCGGTGCGATTCGGTGGGCTGTGTTTCGCGATGGCAACAATGCAGAACGGCTGGAAGAAAGCTTTGTAATGGAAAGCTGGCTGGAGTATCTGCGCAGCCGCGAACGTATGACTACTGCGGACTTTGCCGTGTTGCAATGCGTGCGCGATCTGCACAAGGGCGAGGAGTTGCCCAGTGTGACGCATCAGGTCTATGCAAAAGAGATGACGCAGGGCTAA
- a CDS encoding cation:proton antiporter, with protein sequence MNPLLVSMLVVLSTTLFCGWIARRLGQASVIGEMTGGILLGPTLLGRLMPSAWHTLFTPATLSAFDVLSTLGLVLYLFLIGSSLDYSHMHQQKKTAAAAGLASLLLPFALGVAVAKPTMARFPTSAALLPFTLFLGISLSITAFPVLARILEERGLTSTPLGVTALMCAAADDVCAWMLLAVAMSILPHNGSALSMLLRLMLFAAYLLMMFVVTRFARDIANRYREHSLPASVVAGSVLVALLSAATTDALGLHSLFGAFIAGLAFPRIPKWQKTLNDSLQVPVTSLLLPFFFALTGLRTRLDLLQGSGVLPWTLLLLLLAVIGKIGGGVIAARPLGESWRNSFALGTMLNTRGLVELIVLNIAYTQGVFGPALFAALVVVALITTIMTSPLLTLLRIGNHGSAA encoded by the coding sequence ATGAATCCTCTTCTTGTTTCCATGTTGGTGGTGCTATCCACAACGCTGTTCTGCGGATGGATTGCGCGCAGGCTGGGACAGGCAAGTGTGATTGGCGAAATGACCGGCGGCATTCTGCTGGGGCCAACGTTGCTCGGTCGCCTGATGCCCTCCGCGTGGCATACGCTCTTCACACCAGCGACGCTCAGCGCGTTTGATGTGCTCAGCACGCTTGGGCTGGTGCTGTATCTCTTCCTGATTGGCAGTTCACTGGACTATAGCCACATGCATCAGCAGAAGAAGACCGCTGCTGCCGCCGGGCTTGCCAGTCTGCTATTGCCGTTCGCACTTGGCGTCGCAGTGGCAAAGCCAACAATGGCGCGCTTCCCCACATCAGCAGCGCTGCTGCCGTTCACATTGTTCCTTGGCATCTCGCTAAGCATCACGGCGTTTCCTGTGTTGGCCAGAATTCTGGAAGAGCGCGGACTCACATCGACACCCCTCGGTGTAACCGCGCTGATGTGCGCAGCCGCCGACGATGTATGTGCGTGGATGTTGCTGGCAGTGGCGATGTCTATCCTGCCACACAACGGCAGCGCACTTTCCATGCTACTGCGACTGATGTTGTTCGCCGCATATCTGCTGATGATGTTTGTGGTGACGCGCTTCGCACGCGACATCGCAAACCGCTATCGTGAACACTCGCTTCCTGCATCGGTCGTTGCAGGCTCAGTATTAGTGGCATTGCTCTCGGCTGCAACGACTGACGCGCTCGGACTCCATTCACTATTTGGTGCGTTCATTGCAGGCCTTGCGTTTCCACGCATTCCAAAGTGGCAGAAGACACTGAACGACTCGCTTCAAGTGCCGGTCACATCGCTGCTGCTGCCGTTCTTCTTCGCACTGACAGGGCTTCGCACGCGGCTGGATCTATTACAAGGCAGCGGTGTGCTCCCCTGGACGCTGCTGCTTTTGCTTCTCGCTGTTATTGGCAAGATTGGCGGCGGTGTCATTGCCGCGCGACCGTTGGGTGAATCATGGCGCAACTCCTTTGCACTTGGCACCATGTTGAATACACGCGGCCTCGTAGAGTTGATCGTGCTGAACATCGCTTATACGCAGGGCGTGTTCGGTCCGGCGTTGTTTGCGGCGCTGGTCGTCGTTGCTCTGATAACCACCATCATGACTTCGCCGCTGCTGACGTTGCTGCGCATTGGCAACCACGGCAGCGCTGCTTAG
- a CDS encoding deoxyhypusine synthase, which produces MSTKQELLQNPIQHIDIKQHDVVALVDAMNHMAYSSRDLARAATIYDMMLRDTECGVILCLAGSLISAGLKQVIIDLLRNNMVDAIVSTGANIVDQDFFEALGFKHYVAGEEYKYGAGDAELREMMIDRIYDTFIDEEELRICDETTEKIINGMKPGVYSSREFIKEMGKYLAENGRTPKNGNEDSIVLAAYELNVPIFCPAFSDCSFGFGIVAHQHARQGKPMSSIDSGKDFYELTQLKIQNPTTGLLMIGGGVPKNFAQDIVVAADILGVEASMHKYAIQITVADARDGALSGSTLKEASSWGKVDLTWEQMVYSEATIALPLIAGYAYHKKAFAARTGKAFAQVLEPVTA; this is translated from the coding sequence ATGTCAACGAAACAGGAACTCCTTCAGAACCCGATCCAGCACATCGACATCAAGCAGCATGACGTTGTCGCACTGGTTGATGCCATGAACCATATGGCGTACTCTTCCCGCGACCTTGCACGCGCTGCAACGATCTACGACATGATGCTGCGCGATACCGAGTGCGGCGTCATTCTGTGCCTTGCCGGATCGCTGATCTCGGCGGGCCTGAAGCAGGTCATCATCGACCTGCTGCGCAACAACATGGTGGACGCGATTGTCTCCACCGGCGCAAACATCGTCGACCAGGACTTCTTTGAAGCCCTCGGCTTCAAGCACTACGTGGCCGGCGAAGAGTACAAGTACGGCGCGGGCGATGCCGAACTGCGCGAGATGATGATCGACCGCATCTATGACACGTTCATCGATGAGGAAGAGTTGCGCATCTGCGATGAGACGACCGAGAAGATCATCAACGGCATGAAGCCGGGTGTGTACTCCTCGCGTGAGTTCATCAAGGAAATGGGCAAGTACCTGGCTGAGAATGGCCGGACGCCCAAGAACGGCAACGAAGATTCGATCGTTCTGGCGGCGTATGAGCTGAACGTGCCGATCTTCTGCCCCGCATTCTCTGATTGCTCGTTTGGCTTCGGCATTGTGGCGCACCAGCACGCGCGCCAGGGCAAGCCGATGAGCTCCATTGACAGCGGCAAGGACTTCTACGAGCTGACCCAGCTGAAGATTCAGAACCCGACCACGGGCCTGCTGATGATCGGCGGCGGCGTGCCGAAGAATTTTGCGCAGGACATTGTGGTGGCTGCGGACATCCTGGGCGTGGAAGCATCCATGCACAAGTACGCTATCCAGATCACGGTTGCCGACGCTCGTGACGGCGCTCTCTCCGGCTCGACCCTGAAGGAAGCTTCTTCGTGGGGCAAGGTCGACCTGACCTGGGAGCAGATGGTGTACAGCGAGGCGACGATTGCCCTGCCGCTGATCGCCGGTTATGCATACCACAAGAAGGCCTTCGCAGCCCGCACGGGCAAGGCCTTCGCGCAGGTGCTGGAGCCGGTCACGGCGTAA
- a CDS encoding response regulator — MHRILLIDDEDDIREVASLTLEATAGWQVIAANSGADGIRIALAEKPEAILMDVMMPEMDGPTTFRKMQKIPELANIPVIFLTAKVQGVDQRRFSDLGVAAVLFKPFDPMTLAQQIADVLHWDTLAA, encoded by the coding sequence ATGCATCGCATTCTTCTGATCGACGACGAAGACGATATCCGGGAGGTCGCCTCGCTCACATTGGAGGCAACAGCAGGCTGGCAGGTGATCGCAGCGAATTCCGGGGCTGACGGCATTCGCATAGCACTGGCCGAAAAGCCGGAAGCCATCCTGATGGATGTGATGATGCCCGAGATGGACGGCCCGACGACCTTCCGCAAAATGCAGAAAATCCCCGAGCTGGCAAATATCCCTGTCATCTTTCTGACGGCCAAGGTACAGGGTGTGGACCAGCGGCGATTTTCCGACCTGGGCGTGGCCGCGGTCTTGTTTAAACCCTTCGATCCTATGACGCTGGCACAGCAGATAGCCGATGTGCTGCACTGGGACACGCTAGCCGCGTAA
- a CDS encoding Hpt domain-containing protein encodes MAEAPLQTALAAIWKKNQPQTRERLAVLQRAAKQLSTTGAIEDDLRADAATTAHKMAGSLGMFGLHSATEAARGIEHSLDKDGPLQPERLREQVDALTALLGPHLGDGAGS; translated from the coding sequence ATGGCAGAAGCCCCCCTTCAGACGGCACTGGCCGCGATTTGGAAAAAGAACCAGCCGCAGACACGCGAGCGCTTGGCCGTGCTTCAGCGTGCTGCGAAACAACTCAGCACAACCGGAGCCATTGAGGACGATCTGCGAGCAGACGCCGCTACCACAGCCCATAAAATGGCCGGATCTTTGGGCATGTTCGGGTTGCACAGCGCTACGGAAGCCGCGCGTGGGATTGAGCACTCACTGGATAAAGATGGCCCGCTGCAGCCGGAACGCTTGCGGGAACAGGTGGACGCATTGACAGCGCTCCTTGGCCCGCACCTGGGCGATGGCGCAGGATCATAA
- a CDS encoding metallophosphoesterase, translating to MPILDRRRFLSLTAAGVAASSLPSFAMSPAAAEDFSFLYLTDTHIQPELHATEGCAMAFKKARTLHADFAIQGGDHIFDGLAVPLSRSQELFHLYGETEQQLGLKVYHTMGNHDVIGLFPKSGLDLTDPNYGKSYFEDKIGPRYQSFNYKGVHFIILDSVGFLPERTYFGFLDEGQLQWLRADLAKVSATTPVILVSHIPLITAYGQYSAPPATPPVHNSLSVSNTYEILPLLAKHNVIGVLQGHTHVNERVEFNGISYITGGAVSGNWWKGIHEGTPEGFTVCTVKDGKLTTRYETYGFHADSV from the coding sequence ATGCCGATTCTTGATCGTCGTCGTTTCCTCTCGCTTACTGCGGCTGGAGTTGCCGCATCGTCGTTGCCTTCGTTTGCCATGTCGCCTGCTGCTGCGGAGGATTTCAGCTTTCTGTACCTGACGGATACACACATTCAGCCGGAGCTGCATGCTACCGAGGGATGTGCCATGGCTTTCAAGAAGGCACGAACCCTGCATGCAGACTTTGCGATCCAGGGCGGCGATCACATCTTCGATGGACTCGCTGTGCCGCTCTCACGTTCGCAGGAGTTGTTTCATCTGTACGGCGAGACGGAACAGCAGTTGGGGCTGAAGGTTTATCACACGATGGGCAACCATGATGTGATTGGACTCTTTCCAAAAAGCGGCCTTGATCTGACCGATCCGAACTATGGCAAGAGCTACTTTGAAGATAAGATTGGCCCACGCTATCAGAGCTTCAATTACAAAGGCGTTCACTTCATCATTCTGGATTCCGTCGGCTTTTTGCCGGAGCGCACATACTTTGGATTTCTGGATGAAGGGCAGTTGCAGTGGCTGCGTGCCGATCTGGCAAAGGTGTCCGCGACGACGCCAGTGATCCTTGTCTCGCACATTCCACTGATCACTGCATACGGGCAGTATTCAGCGCCTCCTGCGACGCCGCCGGTACACAACAGTCTGTCTGTTTCCAACACGTATGAGATTCTTCCGCTGCTGGCGAAGCACAACGTCATTGGTGTGTTGCAGGGGCATACTCACGTCAATGAACGCGTGGAGTTCAACGGTATTTCCTACATTACGGGTGGTGCCGTTTCCGGCAACTGGTGGAAGGGGATTCACGAAGGAACGCCGGAAGGCTTCACGGTCTGCACCGTGAAAGATGGCAAGCTGACCACGCGCTACGAAACCTATGGTTTTCATGCCGATTCTGTCTAG
- a CDS encoding phage holin family protein gives MILHALLVWLLSAVSLVVAAYLLPSVEIDSFGTALIAAVLIGLLNATLGFLIRVMAFPITWLLPGLMYLICDAIMIYIVARFVRGFVVKNFTAAFLCALIVAIVNVLLSYIV, from the coding sequence ATGATTCTTCATGCTTTGCTGGTATGGCTGTTGAGTGCGGTATCGCTGGTGGTTGCGGCGTACCTCCTTCCTTCGGTGGAGATCGATTCTTTTGGCACGGCGCTGATTGCAGCCGTACTGATCGGCCTGCTGAACGCAACGCTGGGTTTCCTGATTCGCGTCATGGCGTTTCCCATCACGTGGCTACTCCCCGGCTTGATGTACCTGATCTGCGATGCCATCATGATCTACATCGTGGCGCGGTTTGTGCGAGGGTTTGTCGTGAAGAACTTTACGGCAGCGTTTCTCTGCGCACTGATCGTTGCCATTGTGAACGTTCTTCTTTCCTACATCGTGTAA
- a CDS encoding zinc-binding alcohol dehydrogenase family protein codes for MKAVGYHTPLPIDDPDALLDIELEMPTVRDRDLLVEVRAISVNPVDTKQRKSAKPDSGKEYKVLGWDCAGVVVGTGKLSSMFKKGDEVYYSGCIARQGANAQFHSVDERIVAIKPKRLSFAEAAALPLTSLTAWEILFDRFGVEQRRIGYGAPRKGSILIIGAAGGVGSMLMQIASHMTPLTVVATASRPETTEWCRQMGADYVIDHHRDIRTQMQELGLGEVEYIALLSATDTHYPGIAELLAPQGKIAIIDDPQKPVDARPLKRKSGTICWEFMFTRSYYETPDILRQHDSLTEVSKLMDLGTLKTTMTQSYGTINAQNLKMAHAWIESGRSIGKIVLEGWE; via the coding sequence ATGAAGGCTGTTGGCTACCACACCCCCCTCCCCATCGACGACCCGGACGCATTGCTGGACATTGAACTGGAGATGCCCACGGTGCGTGACCGTGACCTGTTGGTGGAGGTCCGGGCCATCTCCGTGAACCCCGTCGACACCAAGCAGCGCAAAAGCGCGAAGCCCGACTCCGGCAAGGAGTACAAGGTGCTGGGCTGGGATTGTGCCGGCGTGGTGGTAGGCACGGGCAAGCTGTCCTCCATGTTCAAAAAGGGCGATGAGGTCTACTACTCCGGTTGCATCGCGCGTCAGGGTGCCAACGCCCAGTTTCATTCCGTGGATGAACGCATCGTCGCGATCAAACCGAAGAGGTTGAGCTTCGCAGAGGCAGCAGCACTTCCACTGACTTCGCTCACAGCCTGGGAGATTTTGTTTGATCGCTTTGGCGTAGAGCAGCGGCGCATTGGCTATGGCGCACCGCGCAAGGGTTCCATCCTGATCATTGGCGCGGCGGGTGGCGTAGGTTCCATGCTGATGCAGATTGCATCGCACATGACGCCGCTGACAGTCGTCGCAACGGCATCGCGCCCGGAGACTACGGAGTGGTGCCGCCAGATGGGCGCGGATTACGTCATCGACCATCACCGTGACATCCGCACCCAGATGCAGGAGCTGGGATTGGGTGAGGTGGAGTACATTGCTCTGCTTTCCGCCACTGACACGCACTATCCCGGCATTGCAGAACTGCTTGCGCCGCAGGGCAAGATTGCCATCATTGACGACCCGCAGAAGCCCGTGGATGCGCGACCGTTGAAGCGCAAGAGCGGCACCATCTGCTGGGAGTTCATGTTCACGCGCAGCTATTACGAAACGCCAGACATCCTTCGCCAGCATGATTCGCTAACAGAAGTCAGCAAACTGATGGACCTGGGCACGCTGAAGACGACCATGACGCAGAGCTATGGCACGATCAATGCGCAGAACCTGAAGATGGCGCACGCATGGATTGAGAGTGGACGTTCCATTGGCAAGATCGTGCTGGAAGGCTGGGAGTAA
- a CDS encoding DUF2264 domain-containing protein, protein MNRRNFLGNATLAAIAPAFAHAQSVPNAGSAANTREQWLNWVEKVSEPVLQALSRRELRKTMPVEAVAGHEAERAIGTHLEALGRLMMGLAPWLELGPAPGESTRETKLRDRYRMMAKEAIASAVDPASPDYMRFGDSSQTVVDASFLALAMLRAPKQLIDMMTPKTKQQLIAAMIAERKVLTGLNNWVLFSAMDEALLFRLGADYDKMRIAYALNSLHSWYKGDGLYGDGPDFHADNYNSYVMQPYLLMLMQVLGDEAAAWKSMRPEIEKHATRYAAIQERMIGLDGTFPVLGRSITYRAGAFQLLADASLRGLLDEHVKPAQVRGALTAVQHRTLDAAGTFDSKGWLQIGLAGHQPSLGETYISTGSLYLCSAAWLPLGLPHTHPFWSDADAPWTQKKVWAGDDLPADHAITG, encoded by the coding sequence ATGAATCGTCGTAACTTTCTCGGAAACGCCACACTTGCCGCCATCGCACCAGCATTTGCCCACGCACAGAGCGTACCCAATGCCGGCAGCGCAGCCAACACACGAGAGCAATGGCTCAACTGGGTCGAGAAAGTTTCTGAGCCTGTTCTGCAAGCGCTGTCCCGCCGTGAACTACGCAAGACCATGCCAGTGGAAGCCGTTGCGGGTCACGAAGCAGAACGCGCTATCGGCACACATCTTGAAGCACTGGGGCGATTGATGATGGGCCTCGCACCCTGGCTGGAACTCGGTCCTGCACCGGGTGAAAGCACACGCGAAACGAAACTTCGCGATCGTTATCGAATGATGGCAAAGGAAGCCATTGCATCCGCGGTCGATCCCGCATCGCCGGATTACATGCGCTTCGGCGACTCATCGCAAACAGTTGTGGACGCATCCTTCCTCGCACTTGCCATGTTGCGCGCACCCAAGCAACTCATTGACATGATGACGCCGAAGACGAAGCAACAACTCATCGCAGCAATGATCGCGGAACGCAAGGTGCTGACCGGCCTGAACAACTGGGTGCTGTTCTCTGCAATGGATGAAGCGCTGCTCTTCCGTCTTGGAGCCGATTACGACAAGATGCGCATAGCCTACGCGCTTAATTCGCTGCATAGCTGGTACAAGGGCGACGGCCTTTATGGTGACGGTCCGGACTTCCATGCGGACAACTACAACAGCTACGTGATGCAGCCCTATCTGCTGATGTTGATGCAGGTGTTGGGTGATGAAGCCGCTGCATGGAAATCCATGCGACCGGAGATTGAAAAACACGCCACACGCTATGCAGCGATCCAGGAACGCATGATCGGCCTGGACGGAACTTTCCCGGTGCTGGGCCGTTCCATCACCTATCGCGCAGGCGCATTCCAGTTGCTTGCAGATGCTTCATTGCGTGGCTTGTTGGACGAACACGTAAAACCCGCGCAGGTACGTGGAGCGCTTACCGCTGTGCAGCATCGGACGCTGGACGCTGCAGGTACATTCGATAGCAAAGGCTGGCTGCAGATCGGCCTTGCAGGCCATCAGCCATCACTCGGCGAAACCTATATCTCCACCGGCAGTTTGTATCTGTGCAGCGCCGCGTGGCTGCCGTTAGGCCTGCCGCATACACATCCCTTCTGGTCCGATGCGGATGCTCCGTGGACACAGAAGAAGGTGTGGGCGGGAGATGATCTTCCCGCCGATCACGCGATTACCGGATAA
- a CDS encoding 2-oxoglutarate dehydrogenase E1 component: MATRAKANGKQATAVATQEQDSGNPQLRTEVFEIFRRWGYLQATLDPLKQYLPQEPFPIDLPEGSDAIAEEARRYYCGNIALEFSHIASPEKRDWLQKKMEQKYVETPQQQAKTLTQLIKSDIFEQTIQQRYLGTKRFSLEGLTALVPYLDRTFEVSSELGVNLCVFAMNHRGRLNVMVNTVGRSAADIFTKFEDVDPRSHLGGGDVKYHQGATGTYTSPTGKTIDLHLASNPSHLEAVDPVIMGRARAREVRIGDDGPKQVLPIIIHGDAAFAGQGIWAETLDLATIGGYTVGGTIQIVVNNLLGFTAEPQESNSSRFATDMAKRLPIPIFHVNAEDPDAVVRVAAIAAEYRSTFASDVVVDLIGYRRHGHSEVDDPTVTQPRRYAKIKETPVLYKSYATRIGVDATAEIKQISEKFLADQAEGKQAQHVPHLSSLPKYWDNYKGGYLPADEPTKTGLPATEITRLTQLLVKTPEGFNVHPKIKALLKQREEMGNGAKPFDYGTAELLAYASLLEKGTPVRLSGQDSQRGTFNQRHSFFTDTETEKRWSPLQNISDNQGRFEAYNSMLSEAAVLGFEYGYARDYPETLVLWEAQFGDFANGAQIIMDQFIAAGEAKWGLLSGVVLLLPHGYEGQGPEHSSARIERYLQLCATDNMYVAQPSNAAQYFHLLRRQAMSEYRKPLIVFTPKSMLRHPDAVSPIADFGAEKFQTVLADTEAKDPYRILVCSGKIGHNLRVERAKRGDYSTAIVFVEQLYPWPEEALAKALEMYPNAEEVVWVQEEPANMGPLTYAYPLLKRTAGNRRVLRVSRSAAATPATGSAKAHDLEEKALIELALGKAKK, from the coding sequence ATGGCAACCAGGGCGAAGGCGAACGGGAAGCAGGCGACAGCGGTGGCAACACAGGAACAGGACAGCGGTAATCCGCAGTTGCGGACAGAAGTATTTGAAATTTTCCGCCGGTGGGGCTATCTGCAGGCGACGCTTGACCCCTTGAAGCAGTACCTGCCGCAGGAACCGTTCCCCATTGATCTGCCGGAAGGCTCTGACGCCATTGCGGAAGAGGCGCGGCGTTATTACTGCGGCAACATCGCGCTGGAGTTCTCGCACATTGCGTCGCCGGAGAAGCGTGACTGGCTCCAGAAGAAGATGGAGCAGAAGTACGTTGAGACGCCTCAGCAACAGGCGAAGACGCTGACGCAGCTCATTAAGTCGGACATCTTCGAACAGACCATTCAACAGCGCTACCTGGGGACGAAGCGATTCTCGCTGGAGGGTCTGACGGCACTTGTTCCGTATCTTGATCGCACCTTTGAGGTGTCGTCAGAACTGGGCGTGAATCTCTGCGTGTTTGCCATGAACCATCGCGGTCGTTTGAACGTGATGGTGAACACGGTGGGGCGCAGCGCCGCCGATATCTTTACCAAGTTTGAAGACGTTGATCCACGCAGCCACCTGGGTGGCGGCGATGTGAAGTATCACCAGGGCGCAACGGGGACGTACACCTCGCCGACGGGCAAGACGATTGACCTGCATCTGGCGTCGAACCCCTCGCATCTTGAGGCGGTTGACCCCGTTATCATGGGCCGGGCGCGTGCGCGTGAAGTTCGTATTGGTGACGACGGCCCGAAGCAGGTGTTGCCTATCATCATTCATGGCGATGCGGCGTTTGCGGGACAGGGCATCTGGGCGGAGACGCTTGATCTTGCCACTATCGGTGGTTACACCGTGGGTGGCACGATTCAGATCGTCGTCAACAACCTGCTTGGATTCACGGCGGAGCCGCAGGAATCGAACTCGTCGCGCTTTGCCACGGACATGGCGAAGCGTCTGCCGATTCCCATCTTCCATGTGAACGCGGAAGACCCGGATGCGGTGGTGCGCGTGGCCGCAATTGCTGCAGAGTATCGCTCGACGTTTGCTTCGGATGTTGTCGTCGATCTCATCGGCTATCGTCGTCATGGACATTCCGAGGTGGATGATCCGACGGTCACGCAGCCGCGCCGTTACGCGAAGATCAAGGAAACGCCGGTGCTCTACAAGAGCTATGCAACGCGCATTGGTGTGGATGCTACGGCAGAGATCAAGCAGATCAGCGAGAAGTTTCTTGCGGATCAGGCAGAGGGCAAGCAGGCGCAGCATGTGCCGCATCTGTCGTCGCTGCCGAAATACTGGGACAACTACAAGGGCGGTTATCTGCCCGCGGATGAACCTACGAAGACCGGGCTTCCCGCGACGGAGATTACTCGCCTGACGCAGCTTCTGGTGAAGACACCGGAAGGCTTCAACGTCCATCCCAAGATCAAGGCTCTGCTGAAGCAGCGCGAAGAGATGGGCAATGGCGCCAAGCCATTTGACTACGGTACGGCTGAGCTTTTGGCTTACGCATCGCTTCTGGAGAAGGGAACGCCTGTGCGTCTCTCTGGTCAGGATTCGCAGCGCGGTACGTTCAATCAGCGCCACAGCTTCTTCACGGATACCGAGACGGAGAAGCGATGGTCGCCGCTGCAAAACATCAGCGATAATCAAGGCCGCTTTGAAGCGTATAACTCCATGCTGAGCGAAGCCGCTGTACTTGGCTTTGAGTATGGCTATGCGCGTGACTATCCGGAGACGCTGGTGCTGTGGGAGGCGCAGTTCGGTGACTTCGCCAATGGCGCACAGATCATCATGGACCAGTTCATTGCAGCAGGCGAAGCGAAGTGGGGACTGCTGAGCGGCGTGGTGTTGCTGTTGCCACATGGCTATGAAGGCCAGGGGCCAGAACATTCGTCCGCGCGCATTGAGCGCTATCTCCAGCTTTGTGCAACGGACAACATGTATGTTGCGCAGCCTTCGAATGCTGCGCAGTACTTCCATCTGCTGCGTCGCCAGGCGATGAGCGAGTATCGCAAGCCTCTCATTGTGTTCACGCCGAAGTCGATGCTGCGCCACCCGGATGCGGTGTCGCCCATTGCAGACTTTGGTGCGGAGAAGTTTCAGACAGTGCTTGCGGATACTGAGGCAAAGGACCCGTATCGCATCCTGGTCTGTTCCGGCAAGATTGGCCACAACCTGCGTGTGGAGCGCGCCAAGCGCGGCGACTATTCCACAGCCATTGTGTTTGTGGAACAGCTCTATCCCTGGCCTGAAGAAGCATTGGCGAAAGCTTTGGAGATGTATCCCAATGCGGAAGAAGTCGTGTGGGTGCAGGAAGAGCCTGCAAACATGGGACCGCTGACGTATGCGTATCCATTGCTGAAGCGAACGGCGGGTAACCGTCGTGTGCTGCGTGTATCGCGTTCCGCCGCGGCCACACCGGCAACCGGTTCGGCCAAGGCGCATGACCTGGAAGAGAAGGCGCTCATTGAACTGGCGCTGGGCAAGGCGAAGAAGTAG